A stretch of the Papaver somniferum cultivar HN1 chromosome 6, ASM357369v1, whole genome shotgun sequence genome encodes the following:
- the LOC113289347 gene encoding B3 domain-containing transcription factor VRN1-like, which produces MGAQRDYSRPSFFKVMFGNFKKKLKIPVNFIGKFKGMIPYDSILRSPLGSWNVKIREEENGGLSFRKGWLDFVEAHYLGHGDFVTMKYIGDSQFAVKLYGMNGCEKVLPSTSSNGVKSTPSRKRKEYGETSKGKFTDYGSEADHHKYHASNSGRYSFCSDKRNGGLFKCDAPKRKSTVNEGRTRVDQAECSRKGQPYFLVIWTENKKYQMEIPKKVVMKIGRTLSDIVALKDANGRIWNVELKRSEGKVWFYKGWKEFAEHHSLRDGYTLGISYNGNSQFCVCVTNFMEHLEDSGNQGESNPKKRCRLSKREEDDDVIWEDTPPSRTHVESKTNEEKPSLSVPAGLDIPMQLNKDKGKKSLVSDETSSPCLGNEKTPSGECPPTLPVVKEEESEETSDSPDAPKLFHKSSRRAEGNERVAEVTKLFKSQTQYPFFAVYMRASYLTNAYLHIPKSFSRKHLPKTIKNVMVRSSDNKVWTLGYCIRGYATQFSNGWTSLRRHLGLTAGDVIVFELLTGKDKEMRVSIIREIDNVLTKI; this is translated from the exons ATGGGTGCTCAGCGAGATTACAGTAGACCCTCTTTTTTCAAAGTGATGTTTGGAAATTTCAAGAAAAAACTT AAAATACCAGTAAATTTCATTGGGAAGTTTAAGGGGATGATACCCTATGATTCCATCCTTCGAAGTCCATTAGGAAGTTGGAATGTGAagattagagaagaagaaaatggtggtTTATCTTTCCGAAAAGGATGGCTTGATTTTGTTGAAGCACATTATTTAGGCCATGGGGATTTTGTTACTATGAAGTATATTGGTGATTCACAGTTTGCTGTTAAGTTGTATGGTATGAATGGATGTGAAAAGGTATTGCCTTCTACGAGTAGCAATGGCGTAAAATCGACTCCCTCAAGGAAGAGGAAAGAATATGGGGAAACAAGTAAGGGAAAATTCACTGATTATGGTTCCGAGGCTGATCACCATAAGTATCATGCAAGCAATAGTGGAAGATATTCGTTTTGTTCTGACAAAAGGAACG GTGGATTGTTTAAATGTGATGCACCGAAGAGAAAATCAACCGTCAATGAGGGAAGGACAAGAGTTGATCAAGCAGAGTGTTCGCGTAAAGGGCAGCCATATTTTCTCGTTATTTGGACAGAGAATAAGAAATATCAAATG GAGATTCCCAAAAAGGTGGTAATGAAAATAGGAAGGACATTGTCTGATATTGTCGCTCTGAAAGACGCTAATGGTAGAATTTGGAATGTGGAATTGAAGAGATCTGAAGGCAAGGTTTGGTTTTACAAAGGTTGGAAGGAATTCGCAGAACATCACTCTTTGAGGGATGGCTATACTTTGGGAATCAGTTACAATGGGAATTCACAATTTTGTGTGTGTGTTACCAATTTTATGGAGCATTTAGAAGATTCTGGAAACCAAGGAGAGTCTAATCCTAAGAAAAGGTGCCGGTTGAGCAAaagggaagaagatgatgatgttatttGGGAGGACACACCTCCATCTCGAACTCATGTTGAAAGTAAGACAAATGAGGAAAAACCATCGTTGTCAGTTCCTGCTGGTCTCGATATCCCCATGCAACTTAACAAAGATAAGGGTAAAAAGTCTTTGGTCTCTGATGAAACCAGCTCACCATGTTTAGGAAATGAAAAAACTCCATCTGGTGAATGCCCACCCACTCTACCGGTTgttaaagaagaagagagtgaagagACGTCCGATTCACCTGACGCCCCAAAACTTTTCCATAAATCATCACGGAGAGCTGAAGGCAATGAAAGAGTGGCTGAAGTAACTAAGTTATTCAAGTCTCAGACTCAATATCCTTTCTTTGCAGTTTATATGCGAGCTTCCTATTTAACTAACGCATATCTG CATATTCCTAAAAGCTTTTCCAGGAAACATCTACCAAAGACCATAAAGAATGTCATGGTTCGAAGTTCAGACAATAAAGTGTGGACTCTTGGATACTGTATCAGAGGTTATGCAACGCAGTTCTCTAACGGTTGGACTTCTCTTAGACGACATTTAGGTCTAACAGCTGGAGATGTTATTGTCTTTGAGCTGCTTAcaggaaaagataaagaaatgagAGTTTCTATTATCAGGGAGATCGACAATGTGCTCACCAAGATTTGA